From a single Nicotiana tabacum cultivar K326 chromosome 8, ASM71507v2, whole genome shotgun sequence genomic region:
- the LOC107781791 gene encoding uncharacterized protein LOC107781791 isoform X1: MQSVHGRSERKLIILSDLNQPIGPTDETVKELGSFLGTLARNSTFCPLNIHNWKKLNTKEDMWKYIKQTSKTNTENRKKLKNPHTAGKTGFATIREKKRKETSEDPSSKDMFVATRSRKTGRVCKESYEDTMHKIAEMEQIQTQEIEDDNQSVDAFATVMGPEHPGRVRLYERGVTKTILKQKSGNSGPSSKTTDEIMQQELEEMEEKMQQRLQKKFEEQQETWRQHITLNVVAQLRHLNPDLRVDPNMLTFSGCSLGEASSTQQAAI, from the exons ATGCAAAGTGTACATGGTCGGAGTGAGCGAAAATTGATCATCCTAAGTGATTTGAACCAACCCATTGGTCCGACTGACGAAACTGTAAAAGAATTGGGCAGTTTCCTCGGTACACTAGCAAGAAATTCAACCTTTTGTCCTCTAAATATACATAATTGGAAGAAATTGAATACAAAAGAGGATATGTGGAAATATATCAAG caaacttccaaaactaatacTGAGAATCGAAAAAAGTTAAAGAATCCACACACTGCTGGCAAAACAGGTTTTGCTACAATCCGCGAG aaaaaaaggaaggaaactTCTGAGGATCCGTCAAGTAAGGACATGTTTGTGGCTACAAGATCAAGAAAAACTGGCCGAGTATGCAAGGAATCATATGAAGATACAATGCACAAAATT GCTGAAATGGAGCAAATACAAACTCAAGAAATTGAAGATGATAACCAATCAGTTGACGCATTTGCAACAGTCATGGGACCTGAACATCCAGGTCGCGTAAGATTGTATGAACGTGGGGTTACAAAGACTATCTTGAaacaaaaatctggaaattctgGACCCTCTTCAAAGACTACCGATGAGATAATGCAGCAAGAATTGGAGGAAATGGAAGAGAAAATGCAACAAAGGCTGCAGAAAAAGTTCGAGGAACAACAGGAAACTTGGCGGCAACATATTACACTTAATGTTGTTGCACAACTTCGGCATCTTAACCCAGATTTACGAGTTGATCCTAATATGCTAACATTCAGTGGTTGTTCACTCGGAGAAGCATCCTCTACACAACAAGCTGCAATTTGA
- the LOC107781791 gene encoding uncharacterized protein LOC107781791 isoform X2 produces MLNIKAYLLQQTSKTNTENRKKLKNPHTAGKTGFATIREKKRKETSEDPSSKDMFVATRSRKTGRVCKESYEDTMHKIAEMEQIQTQEIEDDNQSVDAFATVMGPEHPGRVRLYERGVTKTILKQKSGNSGPSSKTTDEIMQQELEEMEEKMQQRLQKKFEEQQETWRQHITLNVVAQLRHLNPDLRVDPNMLTFSGCSLGEASSTQQAAI; encoded by the exons ATGCTTAACATAAAAGCTTACCTGTTGCAgcaaacttccaaaactaatacTGAGAATCGAAAAAAGTTAAAGAATCCACACACTGCTGGCAAAACAGGTTTTGCTACAATCCGCGAG aaaaaaaggaaggaaactTCTGAGGATCCGTCAAGTAAGGACATGTTTGTGGCTACAAGATCAAGAAAAACTGGCCGAGTATGCAAGGAATCATATGAAGATACAATGCACAAAATT GCTGAAATGGAGCAAATACAAACTCAAGAAATTGAAGATGATAACCAATCAGTTGACGCATTTGCAACAGTCATGGGACCTGAACATCCAGGTCGCGTAAGATTGTATGAACGTGGGGTTACAAAGACTATCTTGAaacaaaaatctggaaattctgGACCCTCTTCAAAGACTACCGATGAGATAATGCAGCAAGAATTGGAGGAAATGGAAGAGAAAATGCAACAAAGGCTGCAGAAAAAGTTCGAGGAACAACAGGAAACTTGGCGGCAACATATTACACTTAATGTTGTTGCACAACTTCGGCATCTTAACCCAGATTTACGAGTTGATCCTAATATGCTAACATTCAGTGGTTGTTCACTCGGAGAAGCATCCTCTACACAACAAGCTGCAATTTGA